One stretch of Planococcus sp. PAMC 21323 DNA includes these proteins:
- a CDS encoding DEAD/DEAH box helicase → MVKFSELNISETTLKSVKRMGFEEATPIQEGTIRLGMEGKDIIGQAQTGTGKTTAFGIPLIEKIDTKDGNVQGLIIAPTRELAIQVSEELYRLGQDKNVRILSVYGGQEISRQIRALKNRPQIIVGTPGRLLDHINRRTLKLDNVNTLILDEADEMLNMGFIEDIQTIMASVPDTRQTLLFSATMPDAIRRIAEKFMKTPEIVKIKSKEMTVENIEQFYVKSVEREKFDFLSRLLNVQQPELAIVFGRTKRRVDELAKALNIRGYLAEGIHGDLSQAKRMSVLKQFKAGKIDILVATDVAARGLDISGVSHVYNFDIPQDPESYVHRIGRTGRAGKKGVAVTFVTPREMGYLAIVERTTKKKMEALVPPTANEAVLGQKRVAMEQLLEMTEKNNLGDYREFATQMLDKHDAVDLIAAALKTMTKEPEDIPVSISEERPLPSRGGGGYKGKGGGGRSSGGGGYKGNRSSGSARPSSSRGASSGASRRREGGSGGGRPGRTTRRSES, encoded by the coding sequence TTGGTAAAATTTTCAGAGTTAAATATTAGCGAAACAACTTTAAAGTCCGTAAAACGTATGGGGTTTGAAGAAGCAACACCAATTCAAGAGGGAACAATCCGTCTTGGTATGGAAGGTAAAGACATCATCGGACAAGCGCAAACTGGTACTGGTAAAACTACTGCTTTCGGTATTCCTTTGATTGAAAAAATCGACACTAAAGACGGTAACGTTCAAGGATTAATCATCGCACCAACACGCGAATTGGCAATCCAAGTTTCAGAAGAACTTTACAGACTGGGTCAAGATAAAAACGTACGTATTCTTTCAGTATACGGTGGCCAAGAAATTAGCCGACAAATCCGTGCACTAAAAAACCGTCCACAAATTATCGTTGGTACTCCAGGACGTCTATTAGACCATATCAACCGTCGTACGCTTAAATTGGATAATGTAAACACATTGATCCTTGATGAAGCAGACGAAATGTTGAACATGGGCTTTATCGAAGACATTCAAACAATTATGGCAAGTGTTCCTGATACTCGTCAAACATTGTTGTTCTCAGCAACTATGCCGGATGCAATCCGTCGCATTGCAGAGAAATTCATGAAAACTCCAGAAATCGTTAAAATCAAATCAAAAGAAATGACTGTTGAAAACATTGAGCAGTTCTATGTGAAATCTGTAGAGCGCGAGAAATTTGATTTCCTTTCACGTCTTTTGAATGTTCAACAACCGGAACTTGCGATCGTTTTCGGACGTACAAAACGCCGTGTTGACGAATTAGCAAAAGCTTTAAATATCCGCGGCTACCTTGCTGAAGGTATTCATGGTGACTTAAGCCAAGCAAAACGTATGTCAGTTTTAAAGCAATTTAAAGCAGGCAAAATTGATATTTTAGTTGCAACAGATGTAGCAGCTCGCGGACTTGATATCTCAGGCGTATCACACGTATACAACTTTGATATTCCACAAGATCCTGAAAGCTATGTTCACCGTATCGGTCGTACTGGTCGTGCAGGTAAAAAAGGAGTCGCTGTCACGTTTGTGACACCACGTGAAATGGGCTACTTAGCTATCGTTGAACGCACAACTAAGAAAAAAATGGAAGCATTGGTTCCTCCAACTGCGAACGAAGCTGTACTTGGCCAAAAACGCGTTGCTATGGAACAATTGCTTGAAATGACAGAGAAAAACAATCTTGGCGATTACCGCGAATTCGCGACGCAAATGCTTGATAAGCATGATGCGGTTGACTTGATTGCAGCAGCTCTTAAAACAATGACTAAAGAACCGGAAGATATTCCAGTTTCTATTTCCGAAGAACGTCCTTTGCCATCACGCGGAGGCGGCGGATATAAAGGTAAAGGCGGCGGCGGACGCAGTTCTGGAGGCGGCGGTTACAAAGGTAATCGTTCATCAGGATCAGCTCGTCCATCATCAAGCCGTGGAGCAAGCTCAGGCGCAAGCCGACGTCGTGAAGGCGGAAGCGGTGGCGGACGTCCAGGACGTACGACTCGCCGTAGCGAATCTTAA
- a CDS encoding PH domain-containing protein, whose product MDNQPKNQISRKGLTVWRVYGSMETAVIALIAIGAGVLTYFFDWPQWLYAIYGAVILLFGIVLIFWFPKIRWQRWRYEVREHEIELQHGLFIVTRTLVPMVRVQHVDTEQGPILRKYDLAEISISTAATTHTIPALVTAEADELRARISVLARVAEDDV is encoded by the coding sequence ATGGATAACCAACCAAAAAACCAAATTTCACGAAAAGGCTTAACGGTCTGGCGTGTTTACGGCAGTATGGAAACAGCGGTTATTGCGCTAATTGCAATTGGAGCAGGCGTGCTAACTTATTTTTTTGATTGGCCGCAATGGCTTTATGCGATTTATGGAGCGGTTATTTTACTATTTGGTATCGTGCTGATTTTCTGGTTTCCCAAAATACGGTGGCAACGTTGGCGGTATGAAGTAAGAGAACATGAAATTGAACTGCAACACGGCTTGTTTATTGTTACACGCACATTAGTGCCGATGGTACGAGTCCAACACGTCGATACTGAACAAGGTCCTATTTTAAGAAAGTATGACTTAGCAGAAATTTCAATTTCGACAGCTGCAACAACTCATACAATTCCTGCATTAGTTACAGCAGAGGCAGATGAGTTGAGAGCGAGAATTTCTGTATTGGCAAGGGTGGCGGAAGATGATGTATGA
- a CDS encoding PH domain-containing protein — MYEERYKLHPISAFLNFIKGMKELLLPFIIIFGVNIFRGDGLSSMFNQGWQGLIPVIVGGAVLLFLLVAGIVKWKRFVYWFEDGELRIEYGLFVKKKRYIPFERIQSLNYAEGIFHRPFGLVKVKVETAGSGKIGQAEAELTAISREDADRIEKEMEKAKHQLSRDTTPVMGPIEYVEAPVKKMSKTLYHMSMKELLILATTSGGIGVVISAVAIFLSQFSEFIPYDAIYEEVILFLRFGALIVALTVFVVLLVAWVISVIMTIVANYQFTIQYDEDRIYITRGLLEKKKVSVPLKRVQGIKISQNPLRELFGYATVVVESAGGSVGDKDEKIRLFPLVKKNRMLPILEELFPELEWEPQLVKAPKRSIHFFYRLNLVWFSPFFVAAGYFFYPYGLLALIIVPFVIVVGIWQHQTVGYALGERQLTAQFRGLSKHRYFILKKRIQVVQVTQSYFQRRKGIASIHATIKSGMMGATATTPHMEKEDASRILTWYKPLGAKEGSS, encoded by the coding sequence ATGTATGAAGAACGTTATAAACTACATCCGATTTCGGCATTTTTAAACTTTATTAAAGGAATGAAAGAGTTACTGCTCCCATTTATCATTATTTTTGGTGTCAATATATTTAGAGGTGACGGTCTCAGTTCGATGTTTAATCAAGGTTGGCAAGGGTTAATTCCGGTAATTGTCGGTGGAGCTGTGTTGTTATTTCTACTAGTCGCTGGAATTGTTAAATGGAAACGATTTGTTTATTGGTTTGAAGATGGAGAACTACGTATTGAATACGGTTTGTTTGTTAAGAAAAAAAGATACATACCATTTGAACGGATTCAAAGCTTAAATTATGCAGAAGGAATTTTCCACCGACCTTTTGGTTTGGTAAAGGTAAAAGTAGAAACAGCAGGTTCTGGGAAAATTGGCCAAGCGGAAGCTGAATTGACGGCCATTTCAAGAGAAGATGCAGATCGAATTGAAAAAGAAATGGAAAAGGCTAAACATCAACTTTCTCGAGATACGACTCCGGTAATGGGTCCCATAGAGTATGTTGAAGCTCCAGTAAAAAAAATGTCCAAAACACTTTATCATATGTCTATGAAGGAATTATTAATTCTTGCGACAACTTCTGGAGGAATCGGCGTTGTCATTTCTGCAGTAGCAATTTTTCTTTCGCAGTTTTCTGAGTTTATTCCCTACGATGCTATTTATGAAGAAGTTATCTTGTTTTTGCGTTTTGGTGCATTAATTGTTGCCCTAACGGTTTTTGTTGTCTTACTGGTGGCTTGGGTCATTTCAGTCATAATGACAATCGTAGCAAATTATCAGTTTACGATTCAGTACGATGAAGATCGAATTTATATCACTAGAGGCTTACTGGAAAAAAAGAAGGTTTCTGTTCCGTTAAAACGTGTTCAAGGAATTAAAATCAGCCAAAATCCTTTGCGAGAACTATTCGGTTATGCAACGGTCGTAGTCGAAAGTGCTGGTGGGTCAGTAGGGGATAAGGATGAAAAAATTCGTCTATTTCCTTTAGTTAAAAAAAATCGGATGTTACCTATTTTAGAAGAATTATTTCCGGAGTTAGAATGGGAGCCTCAATTGGTCAAGGCACCAAAGCGAAGCATTCATTTTTTCTATCGCTTAAATTTAGTTTGGTTCTCTCCGTTTTTTGTTGCTGCGGGATATTTCTTCTATCCATACGGTCTTTTAGCGCTAATTATCGTACCGTTTGTTATTGTTGTCGGCATTTGGCAGCACCAGACTGTAGGTTATGCACTTGGGGAAAGACAGCTAACCGCTCAATTTAGAGGACTTAGTAAGCATCGTTATTTCATATTAAAAAAACGAATTCAAGTTGTTCAAGTGACGCAAAGTTATTTTCAAAGGCGGAAGGGAATTGCTTCAATTCACGCAACGATAAAATCAGGTATGATGGGTGCTACTGCAACAACCCCGCATATGGAAAAAGAAGATGCTAGTCGAATATTAACTTGGTATAAACCGCTTGGTGCAAAAGAGGGTTCGAGTTGA
- a CDS encoding rhomboid family intramembrane serine protease, with translation MFIRTESFKQYLRMYPVVSTLIALNLLVYVLTWLPFLGQWIYFYGVGSNFYIAQGEWWRFFTPMFLHGGLMHLLFNMFSLFLFGPELERLTGKVRFITIYLLAGFFASAATYFLQPLDYSHVGASGAIFGVFGAFGALVYYGGRALPQLKQIILPIIVISIVMTFLTPNINVTAHIAGMITGFIVGLSYFHPKRIVSWRAKK, from the coding sequence ATGTTTATTCGAACAGAAAGCTTTAAGCAATATCTGCGTATGTATCCGGTCGTTTCCACTTTGATCGCGCTTAATCTGTTGGTCTATGTACTGACATGGTTACCTTTTCTTGGTCAATGGATTTATTTTTATGGCGTAGGGTCTAATTTTTACATTGCGCAAGGCGAATGGTGGCGCTTTTTCACCCCAATGTTCCTACATGGTGGACTGATGCACTTGCTGTTTAATATGTTTTCTTTATTCCTTTTCGGACCAGAATTAGAACGATTAACCGGTAAAGTTCGTTTTATAACGATTTACTTACTTGCAGGGTTTTTTGCTTCAGCAGCAACTTATTTTTTACAGCCACTCGATTATTCCCATGTTGGGGCAAGTGGTGCCATTTTCGGCGTTTTCGGCGCATTTGGTGCATTGGTATATTACGGGGGACGCGCTTTACCTCAACTTAAACAAATTATACTCCCAATTATCGTCATTAGTATAGTTATGACTTTCTTAACACCAAACATTAACGTTACTGCTCATATCGCTGGAATGATCACTGGATTCATAGTTGGACTTAGTTATTTCCACCCGAAACGTATCGTTAGTTGGCGAGCTAAAAAATAA
- the acpS gene encoding holo-ACP synthase — MITGIGLDIVELSRIRRLDTKSPRFRTRILTHYEQAEYDRLTETRKVEYLAGRFAAKEAFSKAKGTGIGSECSFQDIEVRKDDKGKPTIYFRGIETGLVSITHSKEFAAAQVLLQTI; from the coding sequence ATGATTACAGGAATTGGACTGGATATTGTGGAATTGTCACGAATCCGTCGATTAGATACCAAATCACCAAGATTTCGAACGCGTATATTAACCCATTACGAACAAGCCGAATACGATCGATTAACAGAGACAAGAAAAGTTGAGTATCTTGCAGGTCGTTTCGCGGCAAAAGAAGCCTTTTCCAAAGCAAAAGGTACTGGAATTGGCAGTGAATGTTCTTTTCAAGATATCGAAGTTAGAAAAGATGATAAAGGAAAACCTACTATTTACTTCCGTGGAATAGAAACGGGATTAGTGTCTATTACACACTCAAAGGAATTTGCAGCTGCGCAAGTTCTTTTACAAACAATCTAG
- the alr gene encoding alanine racemase, producing MIENYRPTKAVINLTAIKNNLTYFQEKSGDAEVITVVKADAYGHGVLEIAKNVIENGVRMLAVATPDEALFLREQGIDAELLVLGATPARFIPIAQKHNITVTAISLEWLSMAAMNIEQGLDALKIHLKVDTGMRRIGIQVDEVDDAFRFIADHDFGFKGIFTHFATADEKDSSLFSQQVNAMNNIIDKLDDPSVMVHVSNSAVAIMQPDLVCDAVRVGISLYGIAPSPYVGKEMDFQLQPALSLETEMIHVKKVKAGESLSYGATYRADQDEWIATIPIGYADGMLRGLQGQDVLVRGQRVPIVGRICMDQCMIQLSEEMPVGEKVQLIGRQGQQQILIDEWADKLETIPYEIPCILTKRVPRVYVESAGFSDLSFQKSDKVLR from the coding sequence ATGATAGAAAATTATCGGCCGACTAAAGCGGTCATCAATTTAACGGCAATCAAAAATAATTTGACTTATTTTCAAGAAAAGAGCGGTGATGCGGAAGTAATTACAGTGGTGAAAGCCGATGCTTACGGACATGGTGTTCTAGAAATTGCTAAAAACGTTATTGAAAATGGTGTCCGTATGCTTGCAGTAGCGACTCCAGATGAAGCACTTTTTTTACGAGAGCAAGGGATAGATGCAGAGCTGTTGGTATTAGGAGCGACTCCAGCGCGATTTATTCCAATCGCCCAGAAACATAATATTACGGTGACGGCTATTTCTCTTGAATGGCTTTCAATGGCCGCGATGAATATAGAGCAAGGTTTAGATGCATTGAAGATTCATTTAAAAGTGGATACTGGAATGAGGCGTATCGGTATTCAAGTAGATGAAGTTGACGATGCGTTTCGTTTTATTGCCGATCATGATTTTGGTTTTAAAGGCATTTTTACTCATTTTGCGACTGCAGATGAAAAAGATTCTTCGCTTTTCAGTCAGCAAGTAAATGCAATGAATAATATAATTGATAAACTGGATGACCCTTCTGTAATGGTTCATGTATCGAATAGCGCAGTGGCAATTATGCAACCGGATTTAGTTTGCGATGCAGTGCGTGTTGGAATTTCATTGTATGGAATTGCACCTTCCCCTTATGTGGGTAAGGAAATGGACTTTCAATTACAACCTGCACTTAGTCTCGAAACTGAAATGATTCATGTGAAAAAAGTGAAAGCTGGAGAATCCTTAAGCTACGGGGCTACCTATCGTGCTGATCAAGACGAGTGGATTGCGACGATACCCATTGGTTATGCAGATGGCATGTTGCGTGGTTTGCAAGGTCAAGATGTTTTAGTAAGAGGGCAACGTGTTCCAATTGTGGGGCGTATTTGTATGGATCAATGTATGATTCAACTTTCTGAGGAAATGCCCGTTGGCGAAAAAGTTCAATTGATTGGACGTCAAGGACAACAACAGATTTTAATCGATGAATGGGCCGACAAACTTGAAACAATCCCCTATGAAATTCCTTGTATCTTAACTAAACGAGTGCCACGCGTGTACGTAGAAAGTGCAGGGTTCTCCGATTTGTCTTTTCAGAAGTCTGATAAGGTGTTAAGATAG
- a CDS encoding type II toxin-antitoxin system PemK/MazF family toxin, with product MIVKRGDVFFAELSPVVGSEQGGTRPVLVIQNDIGNRFSPTVIIAAITAQIQKAKLPTHVEINAKKYGFERDSVILLEQLRTIDKSRLTDKITQLDDTLMEKVDEALEISVGLVKF from the coding sequence TTGATTGTAAAACGCGGAGATGTTTTTTTTGCGGAATTATCGCCAGTCGTCGGGTCTGAGCAAGGTGGGACCCGTCCTGTTCTGGTGATTCAAAACGATATAGGGAATCGTTTCAGTCCGACCGTCATTATTGCTGCAATAACGGCGCAAATTCAAAAAGCTAAATTGCCGACACACGTAGAAATCAATGCCAAGAAATATGGTTTTGAGCGTGATTCCGTTATTTTGCTTGAACAATTACGAACGATTGACAAGTCAAGGTTGACCGACAAAATTACTCAACTTGACGATACATTGATGGAAAAAGTGGATGAAGCATTGGAAATCAGTGTGGGCCTAGTAAAATTTTAA
- a CDS encoding RsbT co-antagonist protein RsbRA translates to MNKQMAQYIQGNLTEIISRWQEKMKNEEQELSFRIMPEKLINQTSHEFAELMISNLLESHQAYESRINDFAEKVVRLGWSITFVSKAIGHFAEIVYEDMRKEEIIDDSNLADYIDEFSKWITPIRESTIQAYSKTWERTVSLQKIALQELSASLIPVFDKVSVMPLVGTIDTERAKLIMENLLEGVVKHRAEVVLLDITGVPVVDTMVAHHIIQAADAVRLVGAKCMLVGIRPEIAQTIVTLGINLNDFTTTSTLQRGVEQALAWTNRKIVEVED, encoded by the coding sequence ATGAATAAACAGATGGCTCAATATATACAGGGTAATTTAACCGAAATTATTTCGCGATGGCAAGAAAAAATGAAGAACGAAGAGCAGGAACTTTCTTTTCGGATTATGCCTGAAAAACTAATAAATCAAACGAGCCATGAATTTGCAGAGTTGATGATTTCTAATTTGCTAGAAAGTCACCAAGCATATGAAAGTCGCATAAATGATTTTGCTGAAAAAGTTGTTCGTCTTGGCTGGTCTATCACATTTGTTTCAAAAGCAATTGGGCACTTTGCTGAAATTGTTTATGAAGATATGAGAAAAGAAGAAATTATTGATGATAGCAATCTTGCTGATTATATAGATGAATTTTCAAAATGGATCACGCCTATTCGAGAAAGTACAATTCAAGCTTATTCTAAAACGTGGGAACGTACGGTTAGTCTACAGAAAATTGCGCTTCAGGAACTTTCTGCATCATTAATTCCGGTATTTGATAAAGTTTCCGTTATGCCTTTAGTCGGAACAATAGATACAGAACGAGCAAAATTAATTATGGAAAATCTACTTGAAGGTGTCGTTAAGCACCGAGCAGAAGTTGTTTTGCTCGATATAACAGGTGTTCCTGTAGTAGATACGATGGTTGCTCATCACATTATCCAAGCAGCAGATGCTGTGCGTTTAGTAGGAGCAAAATGTATGCTTGTCGGAATTCGACCTGAAATTGCACAAACCATCGTTACATTAGGTATAAATTTAAATGATTTCACAACGACAAGTACCTTGCAGCGAGGGGTAGAACAGGCCCTTGCTTGGACAAACCGAAAAATTGTGGAGGTTGAAGACTGA
- a CDS encoding STAS domain-containing protein, which produces MNFRIPILKLRDTLIVSIQWELDDQTALQFQEDLLTKLHETSARGVVIDLTSIDFIDSFIAKVLGDVISMSSLMGARVVITGIQPAVAITLIELGIRLEDVMTALDLENGLDKLQLELEA; this is translated from the coding sequence ATGAATTTTAGAATTCCAATTTTAAAATTAAGAGATACATTAATTGTTTCGATTCAATGGGAACTTGACGATCAAACGGCTCTTCAATTTCAAGAAGATTTGTTGACAAAGTTACATGAAACTAGTGCTAGAGGGGTTGTAATTGACTTAACATCAATTGACTTTATCGACTCGTTTATTGCGAAAGTTTTGGGAGACGTCATCAGCATGTCAAGCTTGATGGGGGCCAGAGTAGTTATTACCGGTATCCAACCAGCAGTTGCTATCACTTTAATCGAGTTAGGAATTCGACTTGAAGATGTTATGACAGCACTAGATTTAGAAAATGGTCTGGATAAACTTCAATTGGAATTGGAGGCTTAA
- a CDS encoding anti-sigma regulatory factor, whose amino-acid sequence MIDESSVEILTEWDIVAARQLGRNVAKELGFGTVDQARITTAISELARNIYLYAGKGRIEIQQLTENGLKGILIIAADSGPGISDIRQVMQDGFTTSGGLGAGLPGVKRLMDDFKIETIVGEGTDIRATKWLR is encoded by the coding sequence ATGATCGATGAGTCCTCGGTAGAAATTTTAACGGAATGGGATATTGTTGCTGCAAGACAACTCGGACGTAATGTCGCGAAAGAACTTGGTTTTGGCACAGTAGATCAGGCCCGTATTACAACGGCTATAAGCGAACTTGCTCGTAATATCTACTTATACGCTGGAAAAGGAAGAATTGAAATTCAGCAATTGACCGAAAACGGGTTAAAAGGGATTTTGATTATTGCTGCAGATAGCGGTCCAGGAATATCAGATATTCGTCAAGTGATGCAAGATGGATTTACAACTTCAGGTGGATTGGGAGCAGGGCTTCCTGGAGTAAAGCGTTTAATGGACGACTTTAAGATCGAAACCATTGTGGGCGAAGGTACAGATATAAGAGCTACGAAGTGGCTTCGTTAG
- a CDS encoding PP2C family protein-serine/threonine phosphatase: MIHEIENQYKEILNEYMKKQTEQNLYVGQNFSRQLILENIAPEEVISMHKGAIQELYDELPDVVWHSFDFLIEMMINYGLALQERQSLLKQQEELKVEMDLAANVQETLLKTKLPLLEGLDIGLLSIPAKKMNGDYIYFVSEHDGYAGVAVADVIGKGLPAALCMSMIKFGMDSLNSSQALPKDVLSIINRIVEKSVDDSMFVSMFYGNYDAKRARLTYGSAGHEPAILYRAKDNEFTELNAKGLLLGVSPAAVYEEHTVDLEKGDLVIMMTDGVTEGRNEEGFIEREVIFELIERKKEKPAQVIVQYVYDELERMQNAEFQDDFTLVIYKKV; this comes from the coding sequence ATGATTCATGAAATTGAGAATCAGTATAAAGAGATTTTAAATGAGTATATGAAAAAACAAACCGAACAAAATTTATATGTTGGTCAAAATTTCAGCCGTCAACTTATCTTAGAGAATATTGCTCCTGAAGAAGTGATTAGTATGCACAAAGGGGCAATTCAAGAACTTTACGATGAGTTGCCGGATGTTGTTTGGCATTCTTTCGATTTTTTAATCGAAATGATGATCAATTATGGATTAGCGCTTCAAGAGCGTCAAAGTCTCTTAAAGCAACAGGAAGAGTTAAAGGTAGAAATGGATTTAGCGGCGAATGTGCAAGAAACCTTGCTGAAAACGAAACTACCCTTACTAGAAGGTTTAGATATAGGCCTTCTTTCTATTCCTGCGAAAAAAATGAATGGTGATTATATATATTTTGTGAGTGAACATGACGGGTATGCTGGAGTCGCGGTTGCAGATGTAATCGGCAAAGGACTTCCGGCTGCTCTTTGCATGTCCATGATTAAATTTGGAATGGACAGTTTAAATAGTTCACAAGCACTTCCGAAAGATGTGCTAAGCATCATTAACCGCATTGTTGAGAAAAGTGTGGATGATTCGATGTTTGTTTCCATGTTCTACGGAAATTATGATGCGAAACGAGCGCGTTTAACATATGGTTCAGCAGGACACGAACCTGCTATTTTATATCGTGCAAAAGACAATGAATTTACAGAGTTAAATGCGAAAGGCTTGTTGCTTGGAGTATCTCCAGCGGCGGTCTACGAAGAACACACCGTTGATTTGGAAAAAGGCGATTTAGTCATTATGATGACCGATGGCGTAACAGAAGGCCGAAACGAAGAAGGCTTTATCGAGCGCGAAGTTATCTTTGAATTAATTGAACGAAAAAAAGAAAAACCTGCACAAGTGATCGTGCAATATGTTTACGATGAACTTGAGCGAATGCAAAATGCAGAGTTCCAGGATGATTTTACATTGGTAATTTATAAAAAAGTCTAA
- a CDS encoding anti-sigma factor antagonist, translating into MNIQVDLTESNNVLEGYIGGEIDAHTAPVLRGKLEDYQSHQGLEAELDLSDVNYMDSTGLGVFVAFYKSVNSNGGHVKLKGLSVRLKRLFDITGLGDIMDIESVGKEGN; encoded by the coding sequence ATGAATATACAAGTAGATTTAACTGAATCGAATAATGTTCTTGAAGGATATATAGGCGGAGAAATTGATGCACATACTGCACCAGTCTTACGCGGAAAATTAGAAGATTACCAAAGTCACCAAGGTTTAGAAGCAGAGTTGGATCTTTCTGACGTTAATTATATGGATAGTACAGGATTAGGCGTTTTTGTAGCTTTTTATAAATCAGTCAATTCAAATGGTGGGCACGTAAAATTAAAAGGACTCTCCGTTCGGTTGAAACGCCTTTTCGATATTACAGGTCTAGGCGATATTATGGATATCGAATCAGTCGGGAAGGAGGGTAATTGA
- the rsbW gene encoding anti-sigma B factor RsbW, whose amino-acid sequence MRPFDYVEMRVPAKSQYVGVARLTISGLASRIGFSFDDIEDLKIASSEAVTNAVQHAYTEGEQGEVVIGCALYEDKIEIMVADHGRSFNFEETKAKVGPYHDEEEGAFLREGGLGLYLIETLMDEVKVHHQEGVTIFMTKHVEGEQVEKDVETVSS is encoded by the coding sequence ATGCGTCCTTTCGATTATGTAGAAATGAGAGTTCCCGCTAAATCACAATACGTAGGTGTTGCAAGACTTACGATTTCAGGTTTGGCTAGTCGTATTGGTTTTTCGTTTGATGATATAGAGGATTTGAAAATTGCTTCAAGTGAAGCGGTGACAAATGCGGTTCAACATGCTTACACTGAAGGTGAGCAAGGTGAAGTTGTAATTGGCTGTGCACTTTATGAAGATAAAATCGAAATTATGGTCGCTGATCACGGTCGCAGCTTTAATTTTGAAGAAACTAAAGCAAAAGTTGGACCTTATCACGATGAAGAAGAAGGTGCTTTTCTTCGCGAAGGAGGTCTCGGCTTGTATTTGATTGAAACATTAATGGACGAAGTTAAAGTTCATCATCAAGAAGGAGTAACGATCTTCATGACAAAGCATGTTGAAGGAGAGCAGGTGGAGAAGGATGTCGAAACAGTCTCATCCTAA
- the sigB gene encoding RNA polymerase sigma factor SigB — protein sequence MSKQSHPNQPTKEQVLDWIEAYQKTEDEEAQTNLVLNYKRLVESIARKYSNGKSYHEDIAQVGMLGLLGAIRRYDPSFGRSFEAFAVPTIIGEIKRFLRDKTWAIHVPRRIKELGPRIKATVEVLTRELQRSPQVWEIAEYLDVEEDDILEAMEMGKSYQALSMDHSLEADSDGSTITLFDVVGQEDDGYEKADQRMLVAEAMNVLSEREKQIIQFTYIDQLSQKEAGDKLGISQMHVSRLQRKAIKKLQEAILAAGGVS from the coding sequence ATGTCGAAACAGTCTCATCCTAATCAGCCTACTAAAGAGCAGGTGCTTGATTGGATTGAAGCTTATCAGAAAACAGAAGATGAAGAAGCCCAAACAAACTTGGTGTTAAATTATAAACGCCTTGTCGAATCCATTGCCCGAAAATATTCGAATGGGAAATCTTATCATGAAGATATAGCGCAAGTAGGCATGCTCGGACTTTTAGGAGCTATTAGACGCTATGATCCATCGTTCGGTCGTAGTTTTGAAGCTTTTGCTGTGCCTACAATTATTGGAGAGATTAAACGATTCTTGCGTGACAAAACGTGGGCAATCCATGTTCCGCGTCGCATAAAGGAACTAGGTCCTCGGATAAAAGCGACGGTTGAAGTACTAACAAGAGAACTTCAGCGCTCGCCACAAGTATGGGAAATCGCTGAATATCTAGACGTTGAAGAAGACGATATATTGGAAGCAATGGAGATGGGCAAAAGCTATCAAGCACTTTCAATGGATCATTCTTTAGAGGCAGATTCAGACGGTAGCACAATTACTTTATTTGATGTAGTTGGCCAGGAAGACGATGGATATGAGAAAGCGGATCAACGCATGCTTGTAGCTGAAGCGATGAATGTGCTTTCTGAACGCGAAAAGCAAATCATCCAATTCACCTACATAGACCAGTTGAGTCAGAAAGAGGCTGGGGATAAACTCGGCATTTCTCAGATGCATGTTTCTCGCTTACAAAGAAAAGCGATTAAAAAACTTCAAGAAGCAATTTTAGCAGCTGGCGGAGTATCCTAG